One region of Quercus lobata isolate SW786 chromosome 2, ValleyOak3.0 Primary Assembly, whole genome shotgun sequence genomic DNA includes:
- the LOC115975675 gene encoding transcription factor MYB3R-4-like — MSRFSTTSCKRVRPPVTTAPGRETDASQKMRPIIGRTSGPTRRSTMGKWTAEEDELLRRAVEHYKGKSWKRIAECFKDRTDVQCLHRWQKVLNPELFKGPWSKEEDEKIIELVNRYGSKKWSTIAEALPGRIGKQCRERWHNHLNPNISKEPWTEEEELALIRAHQIYGNKWAELSKFLPGRTDNAIKNHWNSSVKKKLQSYLASGLLEQFQGLPYVGNPSSSSVGVQQCQVDMVEDENSDCSQGSIAVICSQFDSGTENAARNLRTAETGCRKGHTMEKYSLLEAETPGHEDYHFSSHNLPNIFVDDLHESSGFGTSEHSNCVNEICDKHSILSRSSVGFNTSATMENMNLLISESDFFENTFSDTRIPGLFFDGNVTERSNNLDVGKNSVICQSESQNSANTRIFAMESCDPLKDVQGGTSEFEAITSSRDDFIYVDSPDIDLDEKDDPMKIDEAKNNPKLVPVDIFSAVVSDSMRKFSSNDENAKQISKSDEAMVTSKLAPADLFGSVNSDSMQLLPSMDENGATAYKDRRGSGSLCYEPPCFPSLDIPSLNFDPIASGGDIQQAYSPLGIRQLLMRPMNLSSPCSLWDSPSHKSTPEAILKNASKSFTCTPTIMKKRLRDFLSPVEETKGDKKLGKDKNMKKFSLTSPFSSLESILDENGALAMSISSIEEMLDCVVDQKVNTAESMHDKANTDHAFEENKESIAKENRILEKDVGITNSLEKIKKGTLNIDPKAKPTGLLVERNLDDQLVFSPDTDEHQTTRALSMAILSPKGQYVIRLDTKSYQGDNIESSSLKNEKCIVPATSSECAPSLMPLETSGNYGNDADIQSFSIFDETPDRKRGIESPSAWKSPWFLSTFLPPRVDADMTLEDLGYFLSPGMRCYDAIGLMRHLSEDTAATYANALDVLTNDDPEMPSKTFCSSDKNLSDLDNCFLHNNQENMPPGFLTEQRVLDFSGCGTPGKGTDNKKFPENTSAKSFSSPKSHLMRNCR, encoded by the exons ATGTCAAGGTTTAGCACTACAAGTTGTAAGCGAGTTCGACCTCCTGTTACTACTGCCCCTGGTCGAGAAACTGATGCTTCTCAGAAAATGAGGCCTATTATTGG GAGGACTAGTGGCCCCACAAGACGCTCAACAATGGGAAAATGGACTGCCGAAGAG GATGAGCTATTGCGGAGGGCAGTTGAACATTATAAAGGAAAAAGTTGGAAGAGAATAG CGGAATGTTTTAAAGATCGGACAGATGTGCAGTGCCTGCACAGGTGGCAGAAGGTCTTGAATCCTGAACTCTTCAAAGGTCCATGGTCTAAAGAG GAGGATGAAAAAATAATCGAGTTGGTGAATAGATATGGGTCAAAGAAGTGGTCAACCATTGCAGAAGCATTGCCTGGACGTATTGGAAAGCAGTGTCGAGAAAG gtGGCATAACCATCTTAATCCTAACATAAGCAAGGAACCGTGGACAGAGGAAGAGGAGCTGGCTCTAATTCGTGCTCATCAAATTTATGGGAACAAGTGGGCTGAGTTATCAAAATTCTTGCCTGGAAG GACGgataatgcaataaaaaatcACTGGAACAGCTCtgtgaaaaagaaattgcaaTCTTATTTGGCATCAGGATTACTTGAACAGTTTCAAGGTCTGCCTTATGTAGGAAATCCAAGTTCATCCTCTGTGGGTGTGCAGCAGTGTCAAGTAGATATGGTTGAAGATGAAAATTCAGATTGTAGTCAAGGATCAATAGCTGTCATTTGCTCTCAATTTGATTCTGGAACAGAAAATGCAGCGCGGAATCTTAGGACTGCGGAAACAGGTTGTAGAAAGGGGCATACTATGGAGAAATATTCATTACTGGAAGCTGAAACTCCTGGACATGAGGATTACCACTTTAGTTCCCATAATCTGCCCAACATCTTTGTGGATGACTTGCATGAATCATCAGGTTTTGGAACATCTGAACATAGCAATTGTGTAAATGAAATCTGTGACAAACATTCTATTCTATCACGGAGTTCTGTGGGATTCAACACTTCTGCTACAATGGAAAACATGAACCTATTGATATCTGAGAGtgatttttttgagaatacatTCTCAGATACAAGAATTCCTGGATTATTTTTTGATGGCAATGTGACAGAACGATCAAATAACCTGGATGTGGGAAAAAATTCAGTGATTTGCCAATCTGAATCTCAGAACTCTGCAAACACCAGAATTTTTGCTATGGAGTCATGTGACCCTCTAAAGGATGTACAAGGAGGAACTTCAGAATTCGAGGCCATTACAAGTTCAAGAGATGACTTCATCTATGTTGATTCTCCTGATAttgatttagatgaaaaagatGACCCTATGAAAATAGATGAGGCAAAGAATAATCCAAAACTCGTTCCTGTTGATATTTTTAGTGCAGTGGTCTCAGATTCTATGCGAAAATTTTCCTCCAatgatgagaatgcaaaacAAATTTCAAAGTCAGATGAAGCAATGGTTACTTCAAAGCTGGCTCCTGCAGATTTGTTTGGTTCAGTGAACTCAGATTCTATGCAACTCCTTCCCTCAATGGATGAGAATGGAGCTACTGCATATAAAGACAGAAGGGGTTCAGGATCTCTGTGTTATGAGCCTCCTTGTTTTCCAAGCTTAGATAttccttctctcaactttgATCCCATAGCATCTGGTGGTGATATACAGCAAGCATATAGCCCTCTTGGGATTCGCCAACTACTCATGCGTCCAATGAACTTGTCCTCACCATGCAGCTTATGGGATTCACCAAGTCACAAAAGTACTCCAGAAGCTATATTAAAGAATGCCAGTAAGAGCTTTACATGTACGCCAACCATCATGAAAAAGAGACTGCGTGATTTCTTGTCACCAGTTGAAGAAACAAAGGGAGACAAAAAACTGGGAAAGGACAAAAACATGAAGAAATTTAGCTTGACAAGTCCTTTTTCTTCCCTGGAATCTATTTTAGATGAGAATGGGGCTTTGGCAATGTCCATATCTTCTATTGAGGAGATGCTCGATTGTGTAGTTGACCAGAAAGTGAACACTGCAGAATCAATGCATGATAAAGCTAACACAGACCATGCTTTTGAGGAGAATAAAGAGAGCATTGCAAAGGAAAATAGAATATTAGAGAAAGATGTTGGAATCACTAATTCTCTAGAGAAGATTAAGAAGGGTACCTTGAATATTGATCCTAAGGCCAAG CCTACAGGACTGCTTGTTGAGCGTAATTTAGATGATCAGCTGGTCTTTTCTCCGGATACAGATGAACATCAAACAACTAGAGCCTTGAGTATGGCAATTTTGAGTCCCAAAGGCCAATATGTTATAAGGTTGGACACCAAGTCATACCAGGGTGACAATATAGAGTCATCCTctctgaaaaatgaaaagtgtATAGTTCCAGCTACATCTTCAGAATGTGCACCATCATTAATGCCTCTAGAAACCAGTGGAAATTATGGGAACGATGCTGATATTCAAAGCTTTAGCAT atttgatGAGACTCCAGatagaaaaagaggaattgaatCTCCATCAGCATGGAAGTCTCCTTGGTTTTTAAGTACTTTTCTCCCACCAAGAGTTGATGCAGACATGACACTTGAG GATTTGGGATACTTCTTGAGCCCTGGGATGAGGTGCTATGATGCCATTGGGTTGATGAGACACCTAAGTGAGGATACTGCAGCTACATATGCCAATGCCTTGGATGTTTTGACAAATGATGATCCTGAAATGCCCTCAAAGACATTTTGCTCCAGCGACAAGAATTTATCTGACCTGGACAATTGTTTTCTTCATAACAACCAGGAGAATATGCCTCCTGGTTTCTTG ACGGAGCAACGTGTTCTTGATTTCAGTGGATGTGGGACGCCTGGGAAGGGTACAGACAACAAGAAATTTCCTGAGAACACAAGTGCTAAAAGCTTTTCAAGCCCCAAATCCCATCTGATGAGGAATTGCAGATAG